Proteins encoded together in one Riemerella anatipestifer window:
- a CDS encoding DNA-methyltransferase, translating into MIVPYFKSDDKNFYLLHGDTMELLPKFEHKFDMVFADPPYFLSNNGLSIQNGKIVSVNKGKWDKSEGFEFINDFNRKWLSLVREKMKGDATIWISGTMHNIFSVGQILTELGFKILNIVTWEKTNPPPNFSCRYFTYSTEQIIWARKTEKVPHYFNYKLMKQLNGNKQMKDVWKLPAIAPWEKSCGKHPTQKPLSVLTRLILASTKPNAWILDPFAGSSTTGIAANLANRRFLGIDQEEEFLTISKNRKLEIENPKISVTYRQKMGGFNDEKELELFLVEEPRTEYKNELKLENKRAIG; encoded by the coding sequence ATGATAGTACCTTATTTCAAATCTGATGACAAAAACTTTTATCTTCTTCACGGAGATACAATGGAACTTTTGCCAAAATTTGAACATAAGTTTGATATGGTTTTTGCCGACCCTCCTTACTTTTTATCTAACAATGGGCTTTCAATCCAAAACGGAAAAATTGTAAGTGTAAACAAAGGGAAATGGGATAAATCTGAAGGTTTTGAATTTATCAACGACTTTAACAGAAAGTGGCTTTCATTGGTTCGCGAAAAGATGAAAGGTGATGCTACAATTTGGATTAGTGGAACAATGCACAATATTTTTTCAGTCGGGCAAATCTTGACAGAGTTAGGCTTTAAAATTTTAAACATTGTAACTTGGGAAAAGACAAATCCACCACCAAATTTTTCGTGCAGATACTTTACTTATTCAACCGAACAAATCATTTGGGCAAGAAAAACTGAAAAAGTCCCCCATTATTTCAACTACAAGTTAATGAAGCAACTAAATGGCAATAAACAAATGAAAGACGTTTGGAAGTTACCAGCAATTGCACCTTGGGAAAAATCGTGTGGAAAACATCCAACACAAAAACCTTTATCAGTTTTGACAAGACTTATTTTGGCTTCGACAAAACCAAACGCTTGGATTTTAGACCCATTTGCAGGAAGCTCAACGACAGGAATTGCCGCAAATTTAGCTAACAGACGATTTTTAGGAATTGACCAAGAAGAAGAATTTTTGACAATCAGCAAGAACAGAAAATTGGAAATTGAAAATCCAAAAATATCTGTAACATACCGACAAAAAATGGGAGGTTTCAACGACGAAAAAGAACTTGAATTATTTCTTGTCGAAGAACCAAGAACAGAATATAAAAATGAATTAAAACTCGAAAACAAAAGGGCGATCGGCTAA
- a CDS encoding DUF2971 domain-containing protein, which translates to MSKIYHYTKLSTAIEFILPTMTLRTNFLNRMNGPKENQRWAFGGVNIPYRELYPEINLNPDKNIAHFESQYQLGEDIKAKIQAICFVYSDKYYGYENEMMWAQYAENHHGICLEIDTDLFLEENKDINIFKFQNVNYNPKKKNQWIDWNLKKSKEENIYQHIERNFEELFLSKSHYWEKEFEKRLIIIEDDYCFLKIKKSLTGIYYGLFTNHNYDKSIQQFINPEITKSYKVYFEDNRLKRMERRK; encoded by the coding sequence ATGTCAAAAATTTATCATTATACAAAACTTTCAACAGCAATTGAGTTCATTCTACCAACAATGACTTTAAGAACAAATTTCTTAAATAGAATGAACGGTCCTAAAGAAAACCAAAGATGGGCTTTTGGAGGTGTAAATATTCCTTATAGAGAATTATATCCTGAAATTAATCTAAATCCAGACAAAAATATTGCCCACTTTGAAAGTCAATATCAACTTGGTGAAGATATTAAGGCAAAAATTCAAGCTATTTGCTTTGTATATTCTGATAAGTATTATGGTTACGAAAATGAAATGATGTGGGCACAATATGCCGAAAATCACCATGGAATATGCCTTGAAATCGATACTGACTTATTTCTTGAGGAAAATAAAGATATAAACATTTTTAAATTTCAAAATGTGAATTATAACCCAAAGAAAAAAAATCAATGGATAGATTGGAATTTAAAGAAATCTAAAGAAGAAAATATTTATCAACATATTGAACGAAATTTTGAAGAATTATTTTTATCAAAATCACATTATTGGGAAAAGGAGTTTGAAAAAAGGTTAATAATCATTGAGGATGACTATTGTTTTTTGAAAATAAAAAAGTCATTAACTGGAATTTATTATGGATTATTTACTAACCATAATTACGACAAGTCTATTCAACAGTTTATTAATCCCGAAATAACTAAATCGTACAAAGTCTATTTTGAAGATAATAGACTTAAGCGAATGGAAAGAAGAAAATAG
- a CDS encoding YcjF family protein, with translation MDDLKKLIEEAMKKAKSEMKDVNILIAGRTGVGKSTLINAVFEGNFATTGSGKPITQKITEIRKEGIPIVLTDTKGLEIQDYEEIKNELQQYIKNKNNDANPNNHIHMAWICIDENSRRIEDAEIDLCNFLSERVPVIGVITKALHDDGFRNEVRKHFTNAKNIVRVNSVTFNIGENKVPITGLNELVDLSMEILPEAQRNAFAVAQKVDMKQRINRAHKIVAGSALTAAGAGAIPIPFSDAATLVPIQVGMLAGISYVFGLNTDKALLSTLVSSTITGVGATFVGRTIVANIAKFFPGIGSAAGAAISGATAAAVTTLFGETYIKTLELLLKNNSIESITIVDITNEFKKQLKIN, from the coding sequence ATGGACGATTTAAAAAAACTAATTGAAGAAGCTATGAAAAAAGCTAAGTCTGAAATGAAAGACGTTAATATCTTAATTGCCGGCAGAACTGGTGTTGGAAAATCCACCTTAATTAACGCTGTTTTTGAAGGAAATTTTGCGACTACAGGGAGTGGAAAGCCTATTACACAAAAAATAACAGAAATAAGAAAAGAAGGCATTCCAATTGTGCTAACAGACACAAAAGGCTTAGAAATACAAGATTACGAAGAAATTAAAAATGAACTTCAACAATATATAAAGAATAAAAATAACGATGCAAATCCAAATAACCATATTCATATGGCTTGGATATGTATTGATGAAAATTCTAGAAGAATTGAAGATGCCGAAATAGATTTATGTAATTTTTTATCTGAAAGAGTTCCTGTTATCGGGGTTATAACTAAAGCCTTACATGATGATGGTTTTAGAAATGAAGTTCGTAAACATTTTACAAACGCAAAGAATATTGTCAGAGTAAACTCAGTTACTTTTAATATAGGTGAAAATAAAGTACCAATTACAGGTCTAAATGAACTTGTTGATTTATCAATGGAAATTCTGCCAGAGGCTCAGAGGAATGCTTTTGCTGTAGCACAAAAGGTTGACATGAAGCAACGAATTAATAGAGCACATAAAATAGTAGCCGGATCTGCATTGACAGCTGCTGGGGCAGGTGCAATTCCAATACCATTTTCTGATGCTGCCACACTTGTTCCAATACAAGTTGGTATGCTTGCTGGAATTTCATATGTTTTTGGATTAAATACAGATAAAGCATTGCTTTCTACATTAGTAAGCTCCACAATAACTGGTGTAGGAGCAACTTTTGTTGGAAGAACAATTGTGGCTAATATTGCGAAATTTTTCCCAGGAATTGGAAGTGCTGCAGGAGCTGCGATTTCTGGAGCAACAGCAGCGGCAGTTACAACTCTTTTCGGTGAAACTTATATTAAAACATTAGAATTACTTTTAAAGAATAATAGTATAGAATCCATTACCATTGTTGATATTACAAATGAATTTAAAAAACAACTAAAAATAAATTAA
- a CDS encoding type II toxin-antitoxin system RelE/ParE family toxin: MKKFNVLFLTEAREFLLSLEEKSQDKIIFNIDKAKIKTDNELFKKLKGEIWEFRTLYNKTYYRLFAFWDKENNQETLVISTHGIIKKTGKTPEKEIEKAEQIRLQYFELKNKLKNGNK, encoded by the coding sequence ATGAAAAAATTTAATGTGTTATTTTTAACCGAAGCAAGAGAATTTTTATTGAGTTTGGAAGAAAAAAGTCAGGACAAAATAATCTTTAATATTGATAAGGCTAAAATAAAGACTGATAATGAGTTGTTTAAAAAACTGAAAGGAGAAATTTGGGAATTTAGAACACTCTATAACAAAACCTATTATCGACTTTTTGCCTTTTGGGACAAGGAAAATAATCAGGAAACATTAGTTATATCGACACATGGAATAATTAAAAAGACAGGAAAAACTCCTGAAAAAGAAATAGAAAAAGCAGAACAAATCAGATTACAGTATTTTGAATTGAAAAATAAACTTAAAAATGGCAACAAATAA
- a CDS encoding helix-turn-helix domain-containing protein has translation MATNNKELEIFTLDQIKNEFIGEIGTEKRTQYEQELQVELLGEMIRTVRLERNLTQEELGKLVGVQRAQISKLENNTKNVTMETILKVFGALKAKVNFNVELTNNTIQIAQ, from the coding sequence ATGGCAACAAATAATAAGGAATTGGAAATTTTTACTTTAGACCAAATAAAGAACGAATTTATCGGAGAAATCGGAACCGAGAAACGAACTCAATACGAACAAGAGTTACAGGTAGAATTGTTAGGCGAAATGATTCGTACTGTCCGACTTGAAAGAAATTTAACCCAAGAAGAATTAGGGAAATTAGTTGGTGTTCAACGTGCTCAAATTTCAAAATTGGAAAATAACACGAAGAATGTAACAATGGAAACGATTTTGAAAGTTTTTGGGGCATTGAAAGCAAAAGTAAATTTTAATGTAGAATTGACGAATAATACAATACAAATTGCTCAATAA
- a CDS encoding helix-turn-helix domain-containing protein, translating into MKTITLPDELNIESLQPVQIFDYCSSKEIAKQQIILNQNTFSFLIEGNKEVVFDNSTLSIDNSKFLIMKSGHCLMTEKLSDTRNYRSVLLFFSNDILLKFIQKNELNRNELSEYKSVYSFKYDEFIQRFVNSLLDISKLSKNIQKRILEVKFEEIILYLTEIYGTDILHSLLVKNNDTSQKFVQTVETNLMSKLTLKELAFLCNMSISTFKREFEKHYAESPIKWFQNKRLEYAHHLLYKEQKRSSEIYLEVGYENLSSFIQAYKSKYGVTPKQHYKD; encoded by the coding sequence ATGAAGACAATTACACTTCCTGACGAACTTAATATCGAAAGTTTACAACCTGTCCAGATTTTTGATTACTGTAGCTCAAAAGAAATTGCAAAACAGCAAATTATTCTAAATCAAAACACATTCAGTTTTTTAATCGAGGGAAATAAAGAAGTTGTTTTTGATAACTCAACTTTATCAATTGATAATTCCAAGTTTCTGATAATGAAGTCAGGACATTGTTTAATGACAGAAAAACTTTCAGACACTCGAAATTATAGAAGTGTACTTCTCTTTTTTTCCAACGATATATTATTGAAATTTATCCAAAAAAACGAACTGAATAGAAACGAATTGAGTGAATATAAATCGGTTTATTCTTTTAAATATGATGAATTTATTCAACGATTTGTAAATAGTTTATTAGATATTTCCAAACTTTCAAAAAACATTCAAAAAAGAATACTTGAAGTGAAGTTTGAAGAGATAATACTTTATTTGACAGAAATATATGGTACAGACATTTTGCACTCGTTGTTGGTGAAAAATAATGATACATCTCAAAAATTCGTTCAAACTGTTGAAACGAATTTGATGAGCAAACTGACATTAAAAGAATTAGCATTTTTATGCAATATGAGTATATCTACTTTTAAAAGAGAATTTGAAAAACATTATGCTGAATCGCCAATAAAATGGTTTCAAAATAAAAGATTAGAGTATGCACATCATTTGCTCTATAAAGAACAAAAAAGATCTTCAGAAATATATTTAGAGGTCGGATATGAAAATTTATCAAGCTTTATACAAGCTTATAAATCAAAATATGGAGTTACACCCAAGCAGCATTATAAAGATTGA
- a CDS encoding YbhB/YbcL family Raf kinase inhibitor-like protein encodes MKRTNLILVLSLIFSTVVFGQKTFTLSSKDLGGETTKVQEFNGFGCLGDNQSPQLSWKNAPEGTKSFAITMYDPDAPTGSGFWHWVVFDIPANINELVTNAGNIKLNLAPKGAIQSKTDYGINGFGGPCPPVGHGFHQYIITVYALKTDKLGLDANINPAVVGFYLWNNTLAKASIVAYYKRDK; translated from the coding sequence ATGAAAAGAACAAATTTGATTTTAGTTTTGTCGTTGATTTTCTCAACAGTTGTTTTTGGACAAAAGACATTTACATTAAGCAGCAAAGATTTAGGTGGAGAAACTACCAAAGTACAAGAGTTCAATGGATTTGGCTGTTTGGGAGACAACCAATCGCCTCAATTATCTTGGAAAAATGCACCCGAAGGAACAAAAAGTTTTGCAATTACAATGTATGACCCAGATGCACCAACTGGAAGTGGTTTTTGGCATTGGGTTGTGTTTGACATTCCAGCAAACATAAATGAGTTGGTAACTAACGCAGGTAATATTAAACTTAATTTAGCACCAAAAGGAGCCATTCAAAGTAAAACAGACTATGGAATTAATGGCTTCGGAGGTCCTTGCCCACCTGTTGGACATGGTTTTCATCAGTACATCATAACAGTTTATGCCTTAAAAACTGACAAATTAGGACTTGACGCCAATATTAATCCTGCTGTTGTAGGTTTTTATCTTTGGAACAACACTCTTGCAAAAGCGAGTATTGTAGCTTATTATAAACGAGACAAATAA
- a CDS encoding metallophosphoesterase codes for MKLKKILLFLPLTIIIYLGVGALLLYTETIQRLYIFLGWSIKHGNTDEDSSTVSSDGPIIIYENGKIINYQIFPKDTLFTTSKVEISKQDTLSCYVDKTRDTFKFQLKDSLEIEPTEYALPNKMLVISDIEGNFKGFKSILLGNKIIDNQFNWTFGDNHLVLVGDFFDRGLNITECLWLVYKLEKEAEKQGGKVHFILGNHEMMNLKGELKYVRDKYHENADTLKLDYGKWYANNTELGRWLRTKNGVEKIGDFLFVHAGIRKDFPEKYNLKEINENIRKSIDTNFEKGKKRDDVFIGNESPLWYRGIAKEDEAQKDVENTLAKYKSSKMIIGHTIFEKIQFLYNQKVIAIDLEHKKNSDKGKMFALWFENGDFKITDQNGTKTALK; via the coding sequence ATGAAATTAAAAAAAATATTATTATTTCTGCCCCTTACCATAATTATATATTTGGGAGTAGGTGCATTACTTTTATATACTGAAACAATTCAAAGATTATATATTTTCCTGGGGTGGTCTATAAAGCACGGAAATACAGACGAAGATAGCTCAACAGTTAGTTCAGACGGTCCAATTATTATTTACGAAAATGGCAAAATAATTAATTATCAAATCTTTCCAAAAGATACTTTATTTACAACGAGTAAAGTTGAAATTAGTAAGCAGGATACTTTAAGTTGTTATGTTGATAAAACAAGAGATACATTCAAATTTCAATTAAAAGATAGTTTGGAAATCGAACCAACAGAATATGCCTTACCCAATAAAATGCTTGTCATTTCTGACATTGAAGGAAATTTTAAAGGTTTTAAATCAATTTTGCTGGGAAATAAAATCATTGATAATCAATTTAATTGGACTTTTGGGGATAATCATTTGGTTTTAGTTGGAGATTTTTTTGATAGAGGTTTAAATATTACTGAATGTCTATGGTTGGTTTACAAACTTGAAAAAGAAGCGGAAAAACAAGGCGGAAAAGTCCATTTTATTTTAGGAAATCACGAAATGATGAACCTAAAAGGAGAATTAAAATATGTTCGAGATAAATACCACGAAAATGCAGATACTTTAAAATTAGACTATGGAAAATGGTACGCAAATAATACTGAATTAGGTAGATGGTTAAGAACAAAAAATGGCGTTGAAAAAATTGGTGATTTTCTATTTGTTCATGCAGGTATTAGAAAAGATTTTCCTGAAAAATACAATTTAAAAGAAATCAATGAGAACATAAGAAAATCAATAGATACAAATTTTGAGAAAGGTAAAAAACGAGATGATGTTTTTATAGGAAACGAAAGTCCACTTTGGTATCGTGGTATAGCAAAAGAAGATGAAGCCCAAAAGGATGTAGAGAATACATTAGCAAAATATAAGTCTTCAAAAATGATTATTGGACATACGATTTTTGAAAAAATTCAATTTTTGTACAATCAGAAAGTTATTGCAATTGATTTGGAGCACAAAAAAAATTCTGATAAAGGTAAAATGTTTGCTCTTTGGTTTGAAAACGGCGACTTTAAAATAACCGACCAAAATGGAACTAAAACTGCATTGAAATAA
- a CDS encoding DEAD/DEAH box helicase → MKKYTANYTYTNPNFVIQNLVTNQTNAELLQTLYVVKNILQRGFPTTLSKYLQSQLGEIHKLDNFEERFLFATNQTPIWNDTIKGDKDNNHYPAKDFFERIIPNEFGDFSFIQSLLIPEIEINEITGEDDKNFINQQVDFYLPQAKLVIEIDGQQHKIDEVTRVSDNTRDNYLASKGITTIRITTRELQNGTYTEKVETILKYLERYDKLLDFYKNACRKIEENRLREEEIKTKLLPTAIIRFQILLIELLTHKYLTFDEDWNFNILAHEDLPDFAELAIKDLIIWIDKLWQLKNKQELKKPNFNIAITNDKTKFQPITQAINIDFSLFKRYTDENKINEDVIFVRTDYFDIVKDKNYFRVSTTELINYNITDEDKTILEFFLDNIFDKPSFREGQFPIISNALNRKDTIGLLPTGGGKSLCYQLPCLLQPSINFVVCPIKSLMYDQNDNLVKTLVTNVSFITSDLEKDERREIETNFEQGRYLFVWISPEKFQIPSFREKINALVANFSIAYAVVDEVHCLSEWGHDFRTSYLNLAKTIDKLSPKDENGEGKIKFIGLTATASVNVLKDIKIEFSRQKQRLEDENIKSLLDYSRKELQFEVINDKGNKRQQLQNLIEELKNTENFIETTEKAGLVFTPNVNGAYGCYQVSNILNTLYQNKVSWFSGDIPKRDVYDEKAGKKIRTEPIMNRDEFNKHKQKVQKDFKENKYQLLVATKAFGMGIDKQNIFYTFHYGLPSSVEALYQEAGRAGRWDKRKKENKNKIGKCYVLHSPETHDQERVERLFHKDTTFSEMKAISDEVGFGGRDIFKQVFLFVQGQNDIEKDFEIILGIIKNYFKEKSKVRIFWNDAYSKLKIKSDVLQKAIYRLSLLGIISDWTTNFIDHFEVQFKSLNENHIIKNISDYITKYEPNTDVKKDLQNVPQNSVLEKAVWYLLNWTFENIAYSRKQSLKTLSDWCSEFENSESFKRRIDSYFIFSETTFVFQHIAENQKDYERWFEVLTSNNQFPNKTEFEKLKDSISRFLESYRNSVGLNFVSGFVRLALDEYEDSDGKERFESTLSNVKETFTQEQQEDFLNRLKVLGKHLTEEQKMELSQSISRYYPEMLEGLAEYYDLAYLLNDVYAEKLKKMKTLNRKLYEQLAKI, encoded by the coding sequence ATGAAAAAATACACGGCAAACTACACATATACTAATCCGAATTTTGTAATTCAAAACCTTGTAACAAATCAGACAAATGCTGAGTTGTTACAGACTTTATATGTCGTAAAGAATATTTTACAACGTGGTTTCCCAACAACTCTTTCAAAATATCTACAATCGCAATTAGGCGAAATTCATAAACTTGACAACTTTGAAGAACGTTTTTTGTTTGCCACAAACCAGACACCAATTTGGAACGACACAATAAAAGGAGATAAAGACAATAATCATTATCCAGCAAAGGACTTTTTTGAACGAATAATTCCTAATGAATTTGGCGATTTTTCTTTTATTCAGTCTTTGCTTATTCCCGAAATTGAAATCAACGAGATAACAGGTGAAGATGACAAAAATTTCATCAATCAACAAGTAGATTTTTATTTACCACAAGCAAAACTCGTAATTGAAATTGACGGACAGCAGCACAAGATTGATGAAGTTACAAGAGTTTCGGATAACACAAGAGATAACTATTTAGCAAGCAAAGGAATTACGACTATAAGAATTACTACAAGAGAATTGCAAAACGGAACTTATACGGAAAAAGTTGAAACGATTTTAAAATATCTTGAACGTTACGATAAACTTCTGGATTTCTATAAAAACGCTTGTAGAAAAATAGAAGAAAATAGGCTGAGAGAAGAAGAAATTAAAACGAAATTATTGCCTACGGCAATAATCCGTTTTCAAATTTTACTCATTGAGTTGCTTACTCATAAGTATTTAACATTTGACGAAGATTGGAATTTCAATATTTTAGCTCATGAAGATTTACCCGATTTTGCTGAATTGGCAATAAAAGATCTAATCATTTGGATTGATAAACTTTGGCAACTTAAAAACAAACAAGAACTCAAAAAGCCAAATTTCAACATTGCAATAACGAATGATAAAACAAAATTTCAGCCAATAACCCAAGCCATAAATATTGACTTTTCGCTATTCAAACGCTATACGGACGAAAATAAAATCAACGAAGATGTGATTTTTGTCCGTACAGATTATTTTGACATTGTAAAAGACAAAAATTATTTCAGAGTTAGCACAACCGAACTAATCAACTACAATATAACAGACGAAGACAAAACAATTTTAGAGTTTTTTCTTGATAACATTTTTGACAAACCAAGCTTTAGAGAAGGACAATTTCCTATCATTTCAAACGCATTAAACAGAAAAGATACAATCGGACTTTTGCCAACAGGTGGCGGAAAATCTTTGTGCTATCAACTTCCGTGTTTATTACAACCAAGTATAAACTTTGTAGTTTGTCCAATCAAATCGCTGATGTATGACCAAAACGATAATTTGGTTAAAACACTTGTAACAAATGTAAGTTTCATTACAAGCGATTTGGAGAAGGACGAAAGACGAGAAATAGAAACCAATTTTGAACAAGGGCGATATTTATTTGTTTGGATTTCGCCTGAAAAATTTCAAATTCCAAGTTTCAGAGAAAAAATAAATGCCCTTGTCGCTAATTTTTCTATCGCTTACGCAGTTGTGGACGAAGTGCATTGCCTTTCAGAATGGGGGCACGATTTCAGAACTTCGTATCTGAATTTAGCCAAAACCATTGACAAATTAAGTCCGAAAGATGAAAACGGAGAAGGCAAAATCAAATTTATTGGTTTAACGGCAACGGCTTCCGTTAATGTTTTGAAAGACATTAAAATTGAGTTTTCAAGACAGAAACAGCGTTTGGAAGATGAAAATATAAAATCACTTTTGGATTACAGCCGAAAAGAATTACAATTTGAAGTGATTAATGATAAGGGAAATAAAAGGCAACAGTTACAAAACCTTATTGAAGAACTTAAAAACACAGAAAATTTTATTGAAACAACCGAAAAAGCAGGTTTAGTTTTTACGCCAAATGTAAACGGTGCTTATGGTTGCTATCAAGTTTCAAACATATTAAACACGCTTTACCAAAATAAAGTTAGTTGGTTTTCGGGCGATATTCCCAAACGAGATGTTTACGATGAAAAAGCAGGAAAAAAAATAAGAACAGAACCTATAATGAACCGTGACGAGTTCAATAAACACAAACAGAAAGTTCAAAAAGATTTCAAAGAAAACAAGTATCAACTTTTAGTTGCTACAAAAGCCTTTGGAATGGGTATTGACAAGCAAAATATTTTTTATACTTTTCATTATGGTTTGCCAAGTTCTGTAGAAGCACTATACCAAGAAGCAGGAAGAGCAGGTCGTTGGGATAAGCGAAAAAAAGAAAACAAAAATAAAATAGGGAAATGTTATGTTTTACATTCGCCCGAAACACACGACCAAGAGAGAGTTGAACGACTTTTCCATAAAGATACAACTTTTTCAGAAATGAAAGCAATCAGCGATGAAGTTGGTTTTGGTGGTAGAGATATTTTCAAGCAAGTTTTTCTTTTCGTTCAAGGACAAAACGATATCGAAAAAGATTTTGAAATTATTTTAGGTATAATCAAAAATTATTTCAAAGAAAAATCAAAAGTCAGAATTTTTTGGAATGATGCATATTCAAAACTCAAAATAAAAAGTGATGTTTTGCAAAAGGCGATTTATCGTTTGAGTTTATTAGGTATAATTTCCGATTGGACGACCAATTTCATTGACCATTTTGAAGTTCAATTTAAGTCGCTTAATGAAAATCATATTATCAAAAATATTTCCGACTACATTACAAAATATGAACCCAACACCGATGTAAAAAAAGATTTACAAAATGTTCCTCAAAACTCCGTTTTAGAAAAAGCAGTTTGGTATTTACTGAATTGGACTTTTGAAAATATTGCATACAGCCGAAAACAATCACTTAAAACGCTTTCCGATTGGTGTTCGGAATTTGAAAATAGTGAAAGTTTTAAGCGACGCATTGACAGTTATTTCATTTTTTCAGAAACGACTTTTGTTTTTCAACACATTGCAGAAAATCAAAAGGATTACGAACGATGGTTTGAAGTTTTGACATCTAACAATCAATTTCCAAACAAAACGGAATTTGAAAAACTAAAAGACAGCATTAGCCGATTTTTGGAAAGTTACCGCAATAGTGTTGGACTAAATTTTGTGAGCGGTTTTGTGCGTTTAGCATTGGATGAATATGAAGATAGTGACGGAAAAGAACGCTTTGAAAGTACTTTATCAAATGTTAAAGAAACCTTTACCCAAGAACAACAAGAAGACTTTTTGAACCGCTTAAAAGTTTTAGGAAAGCATTTGACCGAAGAACAAAAAATGGAATTGAGCCAATCCATTTCAAGATATTATCCTGAAATGTTGGAAGGACTTGCTGAATACTACGATTTGGCATATTTGCTAAATGATGTTTACGCAGAAAAATTAAAAAAAATGAAAACCCTTAATAGAAAGTTATATGAGCAACTTGCAAAAATTTAA
- a CDS encoding GNAT family N-acetyltransferase, with protein MIEIQKFKKENIEKLISWIDNAEDLMQFAGPKFTFPLTKLQILESLEDKNRFTFSVKNKDEIIGHAEIYFKENSLALGRILINKENRGKGYGKLLTEKLLDYGFENSEKEFAELNVFDWNIPAIKSYEKAGFIINPNESVQREINGKIWTALNMRIYRQEYKKTCR; from the coding sequence ATGATTGAAATTCAAAAATTTAAGAAAGAAAATATTGAAAAATTAATTTCGTGGATTGATAATGCTGAAGATTTGATGCAATTTGCCGGTCCGAAATTTACTTTTCCCCTAACAAAATTACAAATCCTGGAATCTTTAGAAGATAAAAATCGATTTACATTTTCAGTAAAAAATAAAGATGAAATAATTGGACACGCCGAAATTTATTTCAAAGAAAATTCACTTGCTTTAGGACGAATTTTAATCAATAAAGAAAATCGTGGAAAAGGCTATGGAAAATTATTAACCGAAAAACTACTGGATTACGGCTTTGAAAATTCGGAAAAAGAATTTGCCGAATTAAATGTATTCGATTGGAATATACCTGCCATAAAATCTTATGAAAAAGCCGGTTTTATAATTAATCCGAATGAATCAGTACAAAGAGAAATAAATGGGAAAATTTGGACTGCACTAAATATGAGAATTTATAGACAGGAATATAAGAAAACCTGCAGGTAA
- a CDS encoding type II toxin-antitoxin system Phd/YefM family antitoxin: MFVASVSDFRKDIKSYFDRVTKNFETLIINRGKDSGIVVMSLDEYNSLMATNHELSSKKNEMRLDTAIEKLKKGSSFQKELIEE; the protein is encoded by the coding sequence ATGTTTGTAGCAAGTGTATCAGATTTTAGGAAAGACATTAAAAGTTATTTCGACCGAGTGACGAAAAACTTTGAAACCTTAATCATCAATCGAGGAAAGGATTCAGGCATTGTCGTGATGTCTTTAGACGAGTATAATTCTTTAATGGCAACGAATCATGAACTCTCATCAAAGAAAAACGAAATGAGACTTGATACTGCTATTGAAAAACTTAAAAAAGGTTCTTCTTTTCAAAAAGAATTAATTGAAGAGTGA
- a CDS encoding Txe/YoeB family addiction module toxin, translating to MKYVFVDESWEDYLYWQKIDKKKLKRINDLLKDISRNPFEGIGKPEPLKHKYSGFWSRRIDDEHRLIYKFEDDQILIAKCRFHYD from the coding sequence ATGAAATATGTTTTTGTAGACGAATCTTGGGAGGATTATTTATACTGGCAAAAAATTGATAAGAAGAAACTAAAGAGAATTAATGATCTACTCAAAGACATTTCAAGAAATCCATTTGAGGGCATTGGCAAGCCTGAACCTCTAAAGCATAAATATTCCGGTTTTTGGTCAAGAAGAATTGATGATGAGCATAGACTGATTTATAAATTTGAGGACGACCAAATATTAATAGCAAAGTGCAGATTTCATTATGATTGA